The Chroicocephalus ridibundus chromosome 20, bChrRid1.1, whole genome shotgun sequence DNA window aaagaaggcGAAATAACAAGACAACATTAACAACAAATAAAGGCACaagacagcaagaagaaaaagggcaaagaaaaagcaACTAGAGGTGATAAAAGGACAACACAAGCAAAGGACTTTGgcagagttttcctttttttccttctccttttttaattttgctttgcgGAGGGAAATGGGACAGCAGTTCACCAATGCAGAAGGAGAGCAAGCTGAGATTGATGTTGCTGAATTGCAGGAATGGTACAAGAAGTTTGTGGTTGAATGTCCCAGTGGGACTCTCTTCATGCATGAATTCAAGCGGTTCTTCGGGGTCCAGGATAACCGTGAAGCAGCAGAGTATATTGAAAACATGTTCAGAGCGTTTGATAAGAATGGGGTAAGTGGTGAGGAGTTTTTAGTGATTTGTCGAGTAATCCCTACCTCTTCCTTCTGTAATTTTGAGGTGTTTTGGTGCAGTTCCCACCCTTGTTACCGTGCTTTATGAGACTAAGGCAAGGGGCGATGCCAGGGCACGAGAAGGAGCACGCGCTGCACCACTCTGTATGGGCTGCAATGGATTCTTCTCCTCATAAATCTGTACACAATTAAGGACAGTATGTCCCCTTAAGGGATTAAAAGGTTGAAATTTAGGAAGTTGCATTTTGAGACAGTATTGTTGAAAGATCCTCAAATAGCCAAGGTtgctatgtggaaaaaaaattatctgttagGATAAGGGGGGAATTGTAGTGTAGGAAAGCCCTACTCAGGTTTGCTGTACATTGGAGGAAGTGTATATATACAGTATGAGCAGGTGGCATGTaacaaaatattgatttttagcTGCTTGAAAGTGAAGGAATGCTGAACAACTCAGACATTCTGGTTTTGATTCCCTTTGCTGTATTTGTCATCAGACACCTGGGAAAAGTGGGCTTTCTGGTTTAGTAGCAGTTCATGCATACCCGAGGATTGGTGCAAAAGACAGCATCATACTAGCCTGTGATATTTTAGATACTCAAAAGAAATGTAATGTGGTTGCCTTTCTGATCTTGAAATGGGTAAACAAGGCTTTCTGAACTGTTTAACTCTTTTCCTGAAGCTGTTGATCATATTTggagtttggggttgtttgttgcTCTACATCAACACAAGAAAAAGGGAGACAAGTATGTCATCTCTCAGATATACAAATGTCCCTTAAGCTTCCTTTGAAACCAGGGGCATTTGAGGTGGTAACAAAAGTCAGTTTGtgagagaggataaaaaaaaagctatgggaGGTGTGGGCAGATTGATTTGTGTCAGAATTGGAAGTTGGCAAAACCCAAATTCCTGCAAAAAACTGAAGGTCCAGGTCCAAGTTCTGTTATGAAAGCTGTGCAGAAAGGGTTGCAGGGCAAACAGTGTGCATAAAAGGCAAAGTCCCATTCCTAGTTTATAAGAGTTTTCCtaataaaataatctgtttttaagGGATGCTGGTACTTACATATACTAAGAACACTAAATAAGGCCCGGGTTCATGGTATATGATCACGGTATGCCCATGGTATATGGTCAATTGAGCAGGACTTACCAATCTAAAGGATTATTAGTAATATGGTaaggaaataaacccaaatcctAAATTGTCTTTTTGTGCTTACTGGCCTTCGAAGTCCTGTAGTAGCAGTTTTTGCTCACAGTTACTGCTAAGCCTTTAGTGCAGAGCGTGCCGGGAGGAGATGCGCAGCCCGGGTCTCCCAGGGGATTTTGCTGCCTGGGTCAGGAGGGCTGTAAGGTGACATGGGGCTGTGGCGGAGCCCTGGGATGGTGTTGGTCTGCATGAGGGCATCTGtggaggctgcccagggagctcTGCATCCCTTCACTGTCTCTGAAGTTTTTTGTAGCATGAACACCTGACGTAAATCCTTTATTGTGGGtgttcttgctgctgccttctgaaATACGATGTTTTCATTGTCTGTCTTCCTCAGATGAATCAAGATCAAACAAGGGGGAAGGGTGGAAGAAAGGGGTTGTGGTTGGGTGTTGGTCTCATTGGTGAAGCAGCTGAGGCTGTTGAGAACAGCAATCCCTTCCCAAAAAGTCAATGTCTCCTGCACTGATCCTCATCTGCTTCTCCATCCTCCATGTAATCTGTGGTGCCTTGGGGTATTTAAATTGCTTGTTTCTGGAGTCCTGCCAGGTGTCTCCCCTTATTGCACTGTAGGAAAactgctttgctctctgctgtCACTGCTTGGGAGCTCATCTTTGGTGCAGAGGGGCATGGCTGCGCTCACTGATGGTCTTGCACTGGCATGAGTTTTCTATAAAGCGGAAAATAAATAGCTGTCCCATGGAGTATCTTCTTGGCAGTTTTTTATCTAGGTTTCGTAAGCAGGTTTCTATCAACAGCACCCAGATAAGTGCCATTCagtgtcttttctgtttctccaggaTAATACCATTGATTTTCTGGAATATGTGGCTGCCTTGAATCTTGTTTTACGAGGAAAACTGGAACACAAGCTGAGGTGGACATTCAAAGTATATGACAAGGATGGGAATGGCTGCATAGATAAACCTGAGCTGCTGGAAATTGTTGAGGTAAGTAGGCATTGCCTAATCACTTATTTAAGCAATCACAGTTCTTTGGTAATGTAATGATGTATATGGTTTTTGTGATAATGAGGTTTCAAGGCAGCTGTGGGCAGTGATGAAGGGGAAATGCCTGCCCTTGGTGGAAGGGTCCTGTGTGCTGGGGTCTGCTGGAGCCTGATGTGGTGGCTGAGGGATGGGTTAAACCCGCTGCAGGCAGCATGGCCCCTGCTGAAGCTGTGCAGAAACGCAGCATCTGGGTGCAGTTGTGAGGTTTCCACATTCCTGCTCTGCCTTTCCGTTCAACCTTTTTACACGGAGATTCATTGCACTGGCCAGTGGAGGAG harbors:
- the GUCA1B gene encoding guanylyl cyclase-activating protein 2, whose protein sequence is MGQQFTNAEGEQAEIDVAELQEWYKKFVVECPSGTLFMHEFKRFFGVQDNREAAEYIENMFRAFDKNGDNTIDFLEYVAALNLVLRGKLEHKLRWTFKVYDKDGNGCIDKPELLEIVESIYKLKKACRLDVEERTPLLTPEEVVDRIFQLVDENGDGQLSLDEFIDGARKDKWVMKMLQMDVNPGGWISEQRRKSALF